From a single Acidobacteriota bacterium genomic region:
- a CDS encoding 4Fe-4S binding protein — protein MIDSSIGNDAELSENSAILKDEDRCIRCALCAIRCPVDAISMERVTFSTNWSSV, from the coding sequence ATAATCGATTCATCGATCGGCAACGATGCCGAACTGAGCGAAAACTCGGCGATCCTAAAAGACGAGGATCGCTGCATTCGGTGTGCTCTGTGTGCGATCCGCTGCCCGGTGGATGCGATCTCGATGGAACGAGTCACATTTTCAACAAATTGGAGTTCTGTATGA
- a CDS encoding radical SAM protein, translating to MLFDSFNRKIKDLRVSVTDRCNFRCFYCDPNPCTSNDPDLLTFDEIHSLCEVFVSLGIEKIRLTGGEPMVRKGLGVLIAELSCLKTPMAFKNSR from the coding sequence ATGTTGTTTGATTCCTTCAATCGAAAAATCAAGGATCTGCGCGTATCAGTGACGGATCGCTGTAATTTTCGATGTTTCTATTGCGACCCCAATCCTTGCACCTCAAATGATCCGGATCTTCTGACCTTCGACGAGATACACTCTCTCTGCGAGGTGTTCGTCTCTCTGGGGATTGAAAAGATACGACTGACCGGCGGCGAACCAATGGTCAGGAAGGGCCTCGGCGTACTTATAGCTGAACTCTCATGCCTTAAAACCCCTATGGCCTTCAAGAACTCGCGATGA
- a CDS encoding FAD-dependent oxidoreductase, whose amino-acid sequence MTTNTMMRLNVHVPDANYHQNLISCQVACPVHTDARGYVRAIADARFEEAYLIARGPNPFASICGRICGAPCEIACRRGKIPKVNDDGMFVGQDRPIAIRALKRFACDQFGPEARPTSEVLDSIRNFIPPVAGDAEEMAALLRSATSPSVRKGEGEKIAIIGAGPAGLSAAHDLALMGFKPVVFEIEPVAAGMLAVGVPAYRLPRELIEKEVAVIEALGVEIRCGVKVGEDITFAELREDFAAVIIAVGAKSSRGLGLTGEDGPGVIGGVDLLRAVSLGEDLDMGREIVVIGGGNVAYDVARSVVRQIAFDTARTAARLSETANVHLISLEGAEEMPADTIEIVEGDEEGIKRSNGWGPTEVVRDEKGRVTGVAFRKCLRVYDEDRKFSPLYDDEEKKLIPCDTVLLAVGQAPALSFWRTADKTWKECEATGSRLTSPRCRPLPKGSLSPAISPTERVC is encoded by the coding sequence GTGACAACGAATACTATGATGCGGCTAAATGTTCACGTCCCGGACGCGAACTACCATCAAAACCTGATCTCGTGCCAAGTGGCGTGTCCCGTTCATACGGACGCACGCGGTTATGTTCGGGCGATCGCGGATGCGCGGTTTGAAGAAGCATATTTAATAGCACGCGGTCCGAATCCTTTTGCCTCGATCTGCGGCCGCATCTGCGGAGCCCCTTGCGAGATCGCCTGCCGCCGCGGAAAAATCCCCAAAGTGAATGACGACGGAATGTTCGTCGGCCAGGACCGCCCAATCGCGATCCGTGCGCTGAAGCGTTTTGCATGTGATCAGTTCGGGCCGGAGGCGAGGCCGACGAGTGAAGTGCTTGACTCGATCAGGAATTTTATCCCGCCCGTTGCCGGAGATGCTGAGGAAATGGCGGCACTCTTGAGATCCGCGACCAGTCCTTCGGTCAGAAAAGGTGAAGGCGAAAAGATCGCGATCATCGGAGCCGGCCCCGCAGGACTCTCAGCCGCGCATGACCTGGCGTTGATGGGATTCAAGCCGGTCGTCTTTGAGATCGAGCCTGTCGCAGCGGGAATGCTGGCCGTCGGCGTTCCGGCATATCGACTCCCGCGTGAACTGATCGAAAAGGAAGTCGCCGTCATCGAGGCACTCGGCGTCGAGATCCGTTGCGGAGTAAAAGTCGGTGAAGATATTACTTTTGCCGAGCTCCGCGAGGATTTCGCGGCGGTGATAATCGCGGTCGGTGCCAAATCATCACGCGGCCTCGGTTTGACCGGTGAGGACGGACCTGGCGTGATTGGCGGTGTCGATCTGCTTCGGGCGGTCTCACTTGGCGAAGACCTCGATATGGGCCGCGAGATCGTGGTCATCGGCGGCGGAAATGTCGCATATGACGTCGCGAGGTCGGTCGTCCGCCAGATCGCTTTTGACACCGCACGCACGGCTGCGAGGCTTTCTGAGACGGCGAACGTTCACCTGATCTCGCTTGAAGGTGCGGAAGAAATGCCTGCGGACACGATCGAGATCGTTGAGGGCGACGAAGAGGGCATCAAGCGCAGCAACGGCTGGGGGCCGACAGAGGTCGTTCGGGATGAAAAAGGCAGAGTGACCGGCGTTGCCTTTCGAAAATGCCTCCGAGTCTACGACGAAGATCGAAAATTCTCACCGCTTTACGACGATGAGGAAAAGAAATTAATTCCCTGCGACACCGTCCTTCTGGCTGTTGGCCAAGCACCGGCCCTTTCTTTTTGGAGGACGGCGGACAAGACGTGGAAAGAATGCGAGGCGACTGGCTCAAGGTTGACCTCGCCACGCTGCAGACCACTGCCCAAGGGGTCTTTGTCGCCGGCGATCTCGCCCACGGAACGCGTTTGCTGA
- a CDS encoding cytochrome b N-terminal domain-containing protein, with translation MKAEGYSALHEFWINLRGIPNHVYRAMFRGGPPKTDRTRSSFIFGNVFLHLHSVRTHLWSLRWSTTMGLGIMTTAAFLITLVTGILLMFYYKPYPDVAYQSIKDIHFIVPTGRFMRNIHRWAANVMVVAVILHMARAFYTASYRKPREFNWFIGWGLLVTTLGLSFTGYLLPWDQLAYWAITIGANIAQSPREITDALGITAWADIGGLQREILLGSDKVGEEALIRFYLLHVMILPLTLVMLMAVHFWRIRKDGGLAKPANADELVGQEAKEFYPVFTDAPTKTYHLAAVVKGKTPAVGSGPEHTVPSMPHLFYAELGVLMLTTLICVGLAFVSDAPLKELANPLVPENPAKAPWYFLGLQEIVSFSAFMGGIGIPMLCVIGLGLIPFLDREKEGTGEWFGGPGGRKLVKWSVVVGFAASILVEAFAIKFGWLREWFPDIPQLFHHVHQSRNCLDGDLRGLFDMGRSKIQLDSCRCTGPVYVLSMRFHCVDRDRYIFPRAELGFLLVAV, from the coding sequence ATGAAGGCAGAAGGCTATTCAGCATTACACGAATTCTGGATCAATCTGCGGGGCATCCCGAATCACGTCTATCGGGCGATGTTTCGCGGCGGTCCGCCAAAGACCGATCGTACGCGGTCGTCGTTTATATTCGGCAACGTCTTCCTGCATCTTCATTCGGTCCGCACGCATCTCTGGAGCCTGCGTTGGAGCACGACCATGGGTCTCGGCATAATGACGACTGCGGCATTTCTGATAACTCTGGTCACCGGCATCCTGCTGATGTTCTACTACAAGCCGTATCCGGACGTAGCCTATCAATCGATCAAGGACATTCATTTCATTGTACCTACTGGCCGGTTTATGCGGAACATTCACCGCTGGGCCGCTAACGTGATGGTGGTCGCCGTGATACTGCACATGGCAAGGGCGTTCTACACCGCCTCGTACCGAAAGCCGAGGGAATTCAACTGGTTCATCGGCTGGGGCTTGCTGGTCACGACCTTGGGCCTGTCATTTACGGGTTATCTGCTTCCTTGGGATCAACTCGCATACTGGGCGATCACGATCGGCGCCAATATCGCGCAGAGTCCTCGAGAGATCACCGACGCACTTGGGATCACGGCTTGGGCAGATATCGGCGGCCTGCAGCGTGAAATATTGCTTGGGTCTGACAAGGTCGGCGAAGAGGCGTTGATCAGATTCTATCTGCTTCACGTAATGATCTTGCCACTGACTCTTGTTATGTTGATGGCGGTGCATTTCTGGCGAATACGCAAGGATGGTGGGCTCGCAAAACCGGCGAATGCCGATGAACTGGTTGGCCAGGAAGCCAAAGAATTCTATCCGGTCTTTACGGATGCTCCGACGAAAACATATCACCTAGCCGCCGTCGTGAAGGGCAAAACGCCTGCCGTCGGGAGCGGCCCGGAACACACGGTTCCGTCAATGCCGCACCTTTTCTACGCCGAGCTTGGCGTGTTGATGCTGACAACTCTCATCTGCGTCGGGTTGGCTTTCGTTTCTGATGCTCCGTTAAAAGAACTGGCAAATCCGCTCGTTCCCGAGAATCCGGCAAAGGCCCCGTGGTACTTTCTTGGGCTCCAGGAGATCGTATCGTTCTCGGCATTCATGGGTGGCATAGGTATTCCGATGCTGTGCGTGATCGGCTTGGGTCTGATCCCATTTCTCGACCGTGAAAAGGAAGGAACAGGCGAATGGTTTGGCGGTCCGGGCGGCCGGAAACTCGTGAAGTGGTCCGTCGTGGTGGGTTTTGCCGCGTCGATACTTGTCGAGGCGTTTGCCATTAAGTTCGGCTGGCTTCGCGAGTGGTTCCCGGATATTCCGCAGCTTTTTCATCACGTTCATCAATCCCGGAACTGTCTTGACGGCGATCTACGCGGCTTATTCGATATGGGCCGTTCGAAGATACAACTCGACTCGTGCAGGTGCACTGGCCCTGTTTACGTGCTTTCTATGCGGTTTCATTGTGTTGACCGTGATCGGTACATATTTCCGCGGGCCGAACTGGGATTTCTTCTGGTCGCCGTCTGA
- a CDS encoding type II toxin-antitoxin system HipA family toxin, which translates to MTTLAEVKLWGRTIGAVSLEDRNDVAVFEYTPEFMKSGIEVSPIVMPLTGSIYVFPELPLVTFHGLPGLLADSLPDKFGNALIDAWLATQGRSADSFNAVERLCYTGSRGMGALEFFPSKGPKEMASRKIELDALVNLASDVLNQRSNLDTNFDDPDSLRDILRVGTSAGGARAKAVIAWNRKTNEVRSGQGKAGDGFEYWLLKFDGVTGNRDKELADPQGYGAIEYAYYLMALEAEIQMNECRLLEENGRRHFMTKRFDRLENGERLHMLSLSGLAHFDFNNAGAYGYEQAMLIMRQLKLPTSAIEQMFRRMAFNILARNQDDHVKNIAFLMGKEGKWSLAPAFDVAYSFNPSGVWTSSHQMTMNGKRDGFSMNDFKACAEAVSLKRGRAKSIVAEVRKAVEKWSDFADTAKVTGSWKTQIQENLRLELSSI; encoded by the coding sequence ATGACAACGTTGGCTGAGGTCAAGCTGTGGGGACGCACCATCGGGGCTGTTTCGCTTGAGGATCGCAATGATGTGGCTGTCTTTGAGTACACACCAGAGTTCATGAAAAGCGGCATCGAGGTCTCACCGATTGTGATGCCGCTCACTGGATCAATATACGTATTCCCGGAGTTGCCACTAGTGACCTTTCACGGCTTGCCGGGTTTGCTGGCTGATTCGCTACCGGATAAGTTTGGCAACGCACTCATTGATGCTTGGCTCGCAACGCAAGGCCGGTCCGCTGACAGTTTTAATGCGGTTGAAAGGCTCTGCTACACAGGCTCACGTGGGATGGGAGCCCTCGAGTTTTTCCCGAGCAAAGGCCCAAAGGAGATGGCCTCTCGGAAGATCGAGCTTGACGCTTTAGTCAATCTGGCTTCGGACGTTTTGAACCAACGAAGCAATCTTGATACTAACTTTGACGATCCTGATTCTCTCAGAGATATCCTTCGCGTAGGAACCTCCGCAGGTGGTGCCCGGGCGAAAGCGGTGATCGCGTGGAATCGGAAAACCAATGAAGTTAGGTCTGGGCAAGGAAAAGCCGGCGACGGATTTGAATATTGGTTATTGAAGTTCGACGGAGTCACCGGAAATCGGGACAAAGAACTTGCCGATCCTCAGGGCTATGGAGCAATCGAGTATGCCTACTATCTAATGGCACTCGAGGCAGAAATACAGATGAACGAATGCCGCTTACTCGAAGAAAACGGCAGAAGGCATTTCATGACCAAGCGATTCGACCGTCTCGAGAACGGCGAAAGGCTGCACATGCTTTCATTAAGCGGCCTGGCTCATTTTGACTTCAACAATGCCGGCGCGTATGGCTACGAGCAAGCCATGCTGATCATGCGTCAACTTAAGCTCCCGACATCCGCTATTGAGCAGATGTTTCGCCGGATGGCATTTAACATCCTTGCGAGAAATCAGGACGATCATGTCAAGAATATCGCTTTTCTAATGGGCAAAGAGGGCAAATGGTCTCTTGCCCCCGCGTTTGATGTGGCATACAGCTTTAATCCGTCTGGAGTATGGACATCGAGTCACCAGATGACCATGAACGGCAAACGGGATGGTTTTTCGATGAATGATTTTAAGGCATGCGCCGAGGCGGTTTCGCTTAAACGCGGTCGTGCAAAGTCGATCGTCGCTGAGGTCCGAAAGGCAGTTGAAAAATGGTCAGATTTTGCCGATACCGCAAAAGTCACCGGATCGTGGAAAACGCAGATCCAAGAGAATCTGCGTTTGGAGTTGTCGTCAATCTGA
- a CDS encoding type IV toxin-antitoxin system AbiEi family antitoxin domain-containing protein, which translates to MVGKDQVLKLKKLGVFTLAQGKAAGISQQDISRLVAAKDLVRLDRGIYLHPKTSLDKDVGFQIAYSKFGPGSAIGGLSALYHYNLAEQVPGEIWMMVPPEKRTRENGYRLIRTKTSLDKQIIDEKGYRIVTVERAALEALKFITKVGERTAIKAAREALATRRTTEAKLAKAARELELESVLAKYLEVIVP; encoded by the coding sequence GGCTCAGGGCAAGGCTGCGGGAATTAGTCAGCAAGACATATCCAGGCTTGTCGCTGCAAAGGACCTCGTTCGTCTTGATCGTGGAATCTACCTTCATCCGAAGACGTCGCTCGATAAAGATGTAGGATTCCAGATCGCATATTCAAAGTTTGGGCCCGGTTCAGCAATCGGTGGTCTTTCAGCTCTATATCATTACAACCTTGCCGAGCAGGTTCCGGGAGAAATATGGATGATGGTCCCTCCGGAGAAAAGAACCCGAGAAAATGGTTATAGACTGATTCGAACAAAAACAAGCCTCGACAAACAGATCATAGATGAAAAGGGCTATCGAATCGTCACAGTCGAAAGGGCGGCACTAGAGGCTCTTAAATTCATCACAAAGGTAGGTGAACGAACAGCCATAAAGGCCGCCAGAGAAGCTCTTGCAACAAGAAGAACTACGGAAGCAAAACTTGCAAAAGCAGCAAGAGAACTTGAGCTTGAATCGGTACTAGCCAAGTATCTGGAGGTCATCGTGCCCTGA
- a CDS encoding Rieske 2Fe-2S domain-containing protein gives MTTHPSEKKSRFDPEPMPRRDFLGLAALGSMAAAFALSIFGMLKLPKAAVSASPAKKFNVALPDTHPEGEAFVPPGRNVAVFRDADGVFAISTVCTHLGCIVKTSSAGFDCPCHGSGFQKDGTVRKGPAPTPLPWLKVSKNGALLTIDEEATVKTGTKV, from the coding sequence ATGACGACCCATCCAAGTGAAAAGAAATCACGTTTTGACCCGGAACCGATGCCACGGCGGGATTTTCTGGGGCTTGCGGCACTCGGATCGATGGCAGCGGCATTCGCTCTTTCGATATTCGGGATGTTGAAACTCCCCAAGGCGGCCGTGTCGGCTTCGCCGGCTAAGAAATTTAATGTGGCGTTGCCGGACACCCATCCGGAGGGCGAAGCCTTCGTACCCCCGGGGCGAAACGTCGCGGTCTTTCGAGATGCCGATGGTGTCTTTGCGATCTCAACCGTTTGCACCCATTTAGGATGCATCGTGAAGACAAGCTCGGCCGGATTTGATTGTCCCTGTCACGGATCGGGCTTTCAAAAAGATGGAACTGTAAGAAAAGGGCCGGCTCCGACACCGCTGCCATGGCTGAAAGTCTCAAAAAATGGAGCTCTTCTCACCATTGACGAGGAAGCAACGGTAAAGACTGGAACAAAGGTGTAG
- a CDS encoding helix-turn-helix domain-containing protein, giving the protein MRFDTNTTDQAILKEIGERVAMIRLNQNFTQANLAEQAGVSKRTVERLEAGESVQVTSLIRLLRSLGLQQRLEVLFPEPVSSPIAQLKLQGKKRRRASSKELRSSKGTGWSWGDDS; this is encoded by the coding sequence ATGAGATTCGACACAAACACGACCGATCAAGCGATACTTAAAGAAATCGGAGAACGTGTTGCAATGATTCGATTGAATCAGAACTTCACCCAAGCAAATCTTGCGGAGCAAGCGGGCGTGTCTAAGCGAACCGTTGAACGGCTAGAGGCAGGCGAATCGGTACAAGTTACAAGCCTAATTCGGCTCCTGCGCTCATTAGGATTACAGCAGCGCTTAGAAGTCCTTTTCCCAGAACCTGTTTCAAGCCCAATAGCTCAACTGAAACTTCAAGGGAAAAAACGACGACGGGCCTCCTCGAAAGAACTACGAAGCTCGAAAGGGACGGGCTGGAGTTGGGGAGATGATTCATGA
- a CDS encoding radical SAM protein yields MITNGSNFASKADSLRSSGLNRVTFSLDSLKPGTFRSITGSDKLSGVLDSIEAARSAGYPDIKINAVIVRGQNDDEVVDLARFARRNSLTVRFIEFMPLDRGRIWDHKHLVPATEIREAINSAFPIVLINPSRKGETAWRYRFADGTGGEIGLIAPVTNAFCGECSRIRLTADGYIRTCLFSSEEYDVRGLLRSGGSRTEVADLIRFAVARKTFGHTIGSPTFEYSSRSMSSIGG; encoded by the coding sequence ATGATCACGAATGGTAGCAACTTCGCAAGTAAGGCCGACAGTTTACGATCGAGCGGCCTAAACCGCGTGACATTCTCGCTGGATAGCCTAAAGCCGGGCACATTTCGCTCAATTACGGGCTCCGACAAACTGTCTGGTGTGCTCGACTCAATAGAGGCCGCTCGTTCGGCCGGATACCCTGATATAAAGATCAACGCTGTGATCGTCCGGGGTCAAAACGACGATGAGGTCGTCGACCTTGCTCGGTTTGCCAGGAGAAACAGTTTAACCGTCAGATTCATCGAGTTCATGCCTCTTGATAGAGGACGTATCTGGGATCACAAACATCTGGTCCCCGCCACTGAGATCCGGGAAGCAATAAATTCGGCCTTTCCAATAGTTCTTATAAACCCGTCCCGCAAAGGTGAGACAGCGTGGAGGTATCGCTTTGCTGACGGCACAGGCGGCGAGATCGGTCTGATCGCTCCCGTCACAAATGCCTTTTGCGGCGAATGTTCGCGAATTCGACTGACGGCCGATGGGTATATCAGAACGTGTCTGTTCTCGAGTGAAGAATATGATGTACGAGGTTTGCTTAGAAGCGGCGGATCGCGAACCGAAGTCGCCGACCTTATTCGTTTTGCTGTCGCAAGAAAAACATTCGGCCATACCATTGGGTCCCCTACATTCGAGTATTCCTCGCGTTCGATGAGTTCGATCGGCGGCTAA
- a CDS encoding 4Fe-4S binding protein produces the protein MPEASRCLDCGVTPVFDGSRCVLCGGCADVCPTECLKLISLDNLEFDTEVDK, from the coding sequence ATGCCCGAGGCTTCGCGCTGCCTGGATTGTGGAGTCACGCCGGTTTTTGACGGCAGCCGGTGCGTGCTGTGTGGCGGCTGTGCGGACGTTTGCCCGACCGAGTGTCTGAAGCTGATCTCGCTGGATAATCTCGAATTTGATACCGAGGTCGACAAATAA